In Dysidea avara chromosome 6, odDysAvar1.4, whole genome shotgun sequence, the genomic stretch TGACAAATcacatttaattgtgggtttgggtttacaaTATTTGGTGCATACAAGTTGTGTTCCTGTAAGTGGTACTGTTAACatacaaaattttattaaattgttaatgaggtatttacatacataaaaaATCTTTTAAAAATCTTACCACATTAATAAGAcgacatttgtgactggattttggaaaaacaatccaaatcgcatATTAGAAGTtcaagataaatagttttaaagaattcaagcataacttgccaaggatagtaagcacgcatatgaaattttcaaaaaaggtgcatcaatctattatctttcagaccacttccagtacttgtagctgcttgcagaacttcctgccaaataagatagaaatctgagcagttggatgaccGAAGTAGTAttacgagtgctcacaaaggagtgaAGGGAGGAGGCGGCGGGGAGGGCAagttcaaaatggaggcagaccacgattggagtacagacatgagattacagggctgtgctctctccttagtggctgatatgtagcaaaatcaacagaaaaaatgtctggccaacattaccaggccaaccactgattcttgctaagccagacccttcacaaggccagatacTACTATTTGACATCTCtataccacccagaaaagacgcctgttaaaaccagtctcaagtagtttgagtagtactgagggtgaaaactagtacaatagtgtggctatttactggtggtgttagtttgattttgcatgatgtgcaatttggattggttttgtaaaatctggtcacattttaataACATTGCAAATATGTGCTCAATAATTAGGTCTTCAACATAACTTGACTCATATTTGTAGCACTGCCACCAATTAGCACCATTACAGCAATAAACTCATCAGAGGTGGATGTGCCTTTTAACAAatatctgccttctgtgttttcccattccttttatcttcaattagtcATCTTATCCTTCATGCCAGCTACAAAGGCATTATTTTTCCATATCAATACTTTCCTTAAATGAGAGAGAGCATTTATTTAGATtatacaaaattatattttaggtACTTAACGGACTGTAGTATCCTTGTGATAGCATTGGGTAGCAATTACGCAGGGCTTGTAAAGTGATTGCAATGGGCCACATTCAAGTCATCTGTTTAAaaatgtttagatgatgctGCCTACCAAAGTATCATAGCCTCCGAGAAAAGATTTTGACTAGTTGTAAACCTCTATGTAATTGCCAACTTCACTTACTTTTACACCCTTACCATACCCACACCCTTACCATACCCACACCCTTACATAAGGACTGTACCCATTGCTACATGTGTCTGAGGTCTCACATGTGTTATTTAAGTTATAATGTATAAAACTgtcatattatgtgactggatctacgaaaaccgttcttatcgcccaagacaggaagtttgatttttttcacacaaacacaaagcttaatgaatgcactatcaagtttcactgccacagttgaccagagtaaagtggtctgcttttgctggctgcttttctagagcacagtggcgagccgtacaagtggtctgggatcttgatggagccctggccgaccaggagatggctgtgtgtggctgtacagctctgtggtgttggacaatgacctgtgctgtaaatttcctttcattttagccagttctgagccctgaatggcctataacttggcctaattcatcctagcacgtctcttttcaatttttgaacaccatcttgcccgccttccagggcccccgcctcccaccccttctggagttcgcctgatacagacaacctcggtttaaaaactatctaaaatggcgggaaacttagctgttgactacttcttcagtggatgatcaggaaggtaagaaattgttgtgaaacgtgtgaaaatttggtatgcgtagctaccaccattggccagctacaacacacagaatatttaaaactgacgtttctcgatacttttaaatgggcgataagaacggttttcccagagacagtcacatatgtaaggATTAATGGCTTTCTCTCCTCACAACCACATGTGTATTTTATCTAACAAAGTTTATGAACTAAGTTAGGTTCCAAcgatataaagtagtgaaacaatatgtGATGGAAGTCATGAGGGAAAATCTCTAATTGtggcaatgtgggaaaatctctaGTTTGGCACTGAATAGATAAACATGCTAACTTGGGCATTTTCCCACATTGTTACAATGCCAATTCGGGATTTTCTCTCATAGCTAATTATTTTTTATACCATTAATTATAGATATAACTTATgaaaattttttgttgatgCTTCTGAATAATATTACAATGACATTATGGGTGTACAACTGAATCAAACAGTACAATGTAGTACCATTcaagtagtgatgtgcgataaaATCGATTATATCGATATATTTTAAATATCGATATATTTTAAATATTGTGATGACAATTAACCAACAGCTTATATCGTGATATGGTACTGCATGCGCATGCGCCCTAATCACGTTTCATGAACAATGGAAAAATGGCGTCTAACTTAATTCCGCTCCCCAGTGGCAAGAGCAAAGTGTGGCGCTATTTCGGATTTAGAACTGATGGAACTGGAACAATTTTGAACAGAAGAGAAGTGGTATGCAAGGTTTGCTCGCGGACTTTACCGTACTCGGGAAATATGACGAACTTAATTCACCACCTTAAGCATAGTCACGATGAAGAGTACTCGCTTCTTGCTAAGTCAACTCCGTCTCCATCAACGCCAAAGTCGAAGAGTAAAAGAACAAATGATGGATTATTTTGTGAAAGGTCTTTACACTCGAGGAAGCCAGCGTTTTAAGCAATGTGAGGAGTCGGTGATGGAGTATGTGTGCAAAGACATGGAACCACTTACAACAGTTGACAGGCAGGgcctgaaattatgttttggaaatgatctgacaaaTCCTGCTATTTGGTCAGTCATACTCAATTGTACTGTACAAAAAAATTCTGAAAGTGTACAGACATTAGCCAAAAATGGTCGGAAAATGGCAGATGTCCAaccataatttcaggctctggACAGCGTTCCGTTTCTTCGACTACTACAGACACTGGAtccgagatacaagccttcTTCTCGTGCCCACTTTACTCGAGTACTATTACCTGCCAAGTACGAAAGTGTTAAGGCCTCTGTGACAGATACAATAAGTAATACTAGCTGCTGTTCACTGACTACAGATATGTGGACTGGGTGCCATAGCCGCTCCTACATGGCCGTGACTGCTCATATTGTCAGTGATGACTGGGAGATGAAGAGTTTTTGTCTTGCTACTCGTGCGGTTACCAGTGCTCACACTGCCGACAATATAGCTGCTGAGCTGTCGGCTGTTATAGCTGAATGGAAATTGGACACCAAAGTTATTGGAATCACCACTGATAATGTTAGAAATGTTAAGAATGCTGTGGATAGTTTGGAGTTCACTCACTTTGGATGCATTGGGCATACCCTCCAGCTGAAAATTAATAGAGGACTACAGCTTGGGTTTGTCTCACATGTTTTGGGGCGTGTTCGCAAACTTGTGGAACATTTCCACAAGTCAACTAAAGCCATATATGCTTTGCGACAGAAACAGAAGTTGTTAGGAGTAGCTGAGCACACTCTTGTACAGCAATGTGAAACAAGATGGAGTTCAACATTTGCTATGCTGGAAAGGGTAGTAGAGCAGCAACAAGCACTTTGTGCTGTATTGCTGGATAGTCAAGACAGGGTTGTACGTAGTTTACTTCCTGATGGAGCAGAATGGAGTGTGATTGAAGAGTTGATGGTCATATTGAAGCCTTTTGCTCTTGGTACTACGGTGCTAAGTGGGTCATCCTATGGCACTATAAGCATTGTCTCTCCTCTTATTCACAAGTTTTGATAGGAAAGAAGATGACAGCGAGAATTTAAAGCAGATTAAGGTGGAAATTCAGTCAGACCTAAAGGAGTGTTATGTAGGAGACACTGCTAAACTGTTGCAAGAAGCGGCATTTCTTGACCCTAGATTTAAGCAACTTAATTTTCTGTCTGATGTCTGATGATGAAAGAAGAGATACAATTGAAAGAATGAAAGTGAAGATGTTACTTGCAGCATCAGACGAGTCTTTGTCATGTGAGTTCAGTGAAGCGGAGCCTCATCAGTCCTGCAGTGAAGTGGAGCATCATCAGTTCTGCGAATCCACTGGTGCTCAGCCACCTAAGAAGAAGAAAACTGCACTCGACATACTGTTTAACGATGATGACAATGACATACCAACAGGACAATCACTTACTAACAGAGAAAAGGTTGAGACCGAGTTATTGTGGTATAGTCACGAGGAAACCCTAGACCTTGAGTGTGACCCTCTAGAGTGGTGGGAGGTAAAGAGGTGCAACTTACCCTAATCTGTCAGCACAAGTCCAAAGAATGTGGTCTATACCTGCATCCAGCGTGAGATCAGAGGAGATATTTTCAACAGCTGGCAACATCCTTACTCTCAAAAGGAATCGACTCTTACCTGAACATGTAAACGTGTTGGTGTTTTTACATGCTAACGAGTGGCCATGACTGTATCAGACTACACTCTCGGTATGTTGTTTAACTTTCAGAAACAGTTATTTGATTAGTATTTTTTATGATTTAGTGAATACTTTTTCTGTATTGTTCTTACACACAGTTTCTATGCTTTGTAACAGTGTCTGCTGTACAACCATTGGTACAATTGTCGTGATTAATACTTTGTAGCAGCAATGtggtttgtttgtttacagttTTGTACTATGTAATTCAAACTTGTGTGTTCAGTATTAATCAATAGACTTACGTGAATGCAACAATGTtaattatcgtgataattaTCGTAATCGTGATAATTTTGCATGCAATAATCGCaatatgcaatatacataaaaagccatatcgcacatcactacattcaagtagggattgcagtgaaacttttgtgtgctgcccaaaattctgcctttaaaaatcaccctagagacattttatgaaaacaaaatcacctttatggaatagtactagtccatataataaataaaacagcatcaaatacaagaaacacttacaggtgaccaaatataaaattttttaacaatcgccaaaactcgaattttagcctCACTCCCTCACTGACTGCAATCACAagactagaggccaaacaaagcagtgcatggcctCCATTTTAtgacacaataacaaactcaccaatgAGATGTGCCcgttggggttctgacgagtatAGGTCCTCTGtgccttttatcttcaatcaggctgcttgtcttcttcttcatacaacgaaatcatatcgaggcattaatttctgtatcaacactttctttaagcagcataatagacgcctcAAGATTATTTACGGCACTTAGACTGTGCCACTGtatggaggtactggtactagatagctacctgtataacatgataggtcacaagatcaaatcaagacacacgatagtgtgtcgtgcagccctaGAAGCTGACGTGCACCACGAGTActcacaaaggagtggaggGTGGGGAGTGGCAGGATGGGCAagggatagacttcaaaatggaagaAGACCTTGGTTGGAGTCCAGACTCCACACATGAGAATACAGGGCTGTACTGGCTCCTTAGTAGCTGATATGtaacaaaatcaacagaaaaatgtctggccaacattttTAGTCCATCCACCAGttaaccactgattcttgtcaagCTAGACTCTTAACAAGGCCAGACACCGCCATTCGAGAtctctacaccacccagaaaatacATCttttaaaaccagcctcgagtcgtctgagtagtactgagtgtcaaaactagcaGTATGATAGTgtggctatccactggtggtgttagtttgattttacctAATGTGCCATTTG encodes the following:
- the LOC136259415 gene encoding E3 SUMO-protein ligase ZBED1-like, which translates into the protein MASNLIPLPSGKSKVWRYFGFRTDGTGTILNRREVVCKVCSRTLPYSGNMTNLIHHLKHSHDEEYSLLAKSTPSPSTPKSKNMWTGCHSRSYMAVTAHIVSDDWEMKSFCLATRAVTSAHTADNIAAELSAVIAEWKLDTKVIGITTDNVRNVKNAVDSLEFTHFGCIGHTLQLKINRGLQLGFVSHVLGRVRKLVEHFHKSTKAIYALRQKQKLLGVAEHTLVQQCETRWSSTFAMLERVVEQQQALCAVLLDSQDRVVRSLLPDGAEWSVIEELMVILKPFALGTTVLSGSSYGTISIVSPLIHKF